The proteins below come from a single Burkholderia sp. PAMC 26561 genomic window:
- a CDS encoding VOC family protein, with amino-acid sequence MADAVAVPDGASVHSIDHFALNVPSIADADRFFRAFGFDVSSGAGEARQLELRAVDGHRWARILPSDRKSLAYLSFSCFERDFEAILSQVKAAGAVVVERDPAPDGEAFWFHDPDGNLIQVKTGPKTSPSSKTPCVVAGSAADERGSHTRSSSALVRPRRLSHVLLFTPDVLGALDFYRRALGLRLSDKSRDIIAFTHAPHGSDHHLVAFAKSTARGWHHSAWDVDNVNLVGEGASQMAAAGYGKGWGTGRHVLGSNYFHYVQDPWGSFCEYSADIDFVSAGREWPAGDFPPEDSLYLWGPAVPDNFIHNTEAPADVAGVVPEG; translated from the coding sequence ATGGCTGATGCGGTAGCCGTTCCCGACGGCGCAAGTGTGCATTCGATCGACCACTTCGCGCTCAACGTTCCCTCGATAGCGGACGCAGACCGATTTTTTCGCGCCTTCGGATTCGACGTTTCTTCGGGTGCCGGAGAAGCACGACAGTTAGAGCTTCGGGCGGTTGATGGCCACCGTTGGGCTCGCATCCTGCCGTCGGACAGAAAGTCACTCGCCTATCTGAGCTTCAGTTGCTTCGAAAGAGATTTCGAGGCCATCCTGAGTCAGGTGAAGGCGGCCGGCGCCGTTGTCGTTGAGCGCGACCCCGCGCCCGACGGTGAAGCTTTCTGGTTCCATGACCCGGACGGAAACCTGATTCAGGTCAAGACTGGTCCCAAGACAAGCCCTTCGAGCAAGACCCCCTGTGTCGTTGCGGGAAGCGCCGCGGATGAGCGCGGCTCGCACACCCGATCGTCCAGCGCGCTCGTGCGGCCCAGACGCCTTTCGCATGTGCTCCTGTTCACGCCCGATGTGCTGGGTGCGCTCGACTTTTATCGCCGGGCGCTCGGATTGCGACTGTCGGATAAATCGCGCGACATTATCGCGTTCACGCACGCGCCGCACGGGAGCGACCATCATCTGGTCGCCTTTGCAAAAAGTACGGCGCGCGGATGGCATCACTCAGCCTGGGACGTTGATAACGTCAACCTGGTGGGCGAAGGTGCTTCGCAGATGGCTGCGGCAGGTTACGGCAAAGGGTGGGGCACCGGCCGGCACGTGCTGGGCTCGAACTACTTCCACTATGTTCAGGACCCGTGGGGCTCGTTCTGCGAGTATTCGGCCGATATCGACTTTGTCTCGGCGGGGCGTGAATGGCCGGCGGGCGACTTTCCTCCGGAGGATTCCCTTTATCTTTGGGGTCCAGCTGTTCCGGACAATTTCATCCACAACACTGAAGCGCCGGCGGATGTGGCCGGTGTCGTTCCCGAAGGTTAA
- a CDS encoding NADPH:quinone reductase, translating to MKAAWYERNGAAREVLTVGELDNPAPQEGEVCVQVKASGVNPSDVKGRSSRPPMAARITPHSDGAGVITSVGRGVPESRIGERVWLWNGQWKRAGGTAAEYIALPAEQAVDLPDNTSFDEGACLGIPALTALRALTIDGTVLGKTVLVTGGAGAVGAYAIQFARLLGAARVVTTVSSDAKAQIAKGLGADDVINYRNEDVVARVKALTNGRGVDRIVEVDAAANAALYPAALARDGMGAIYGSGKPQVQFDFLPMIQSGAAIRFFIVYELSPAARAETVSALNGYLKTGALNHNVAERFSLEHIVEAHEAVESGRLTGNAVVTL from the coding sequence ATGAAAGCTGCATGGTATGAGCGCAATGGCGCGGCGCGTGAGGTGCTTACGGTCGGCGAGCTCGACAATCCCGCTCCCCAAGAAGGCGAAGTCTGCGTGCAGGTCAAGGCGTCCGGCGTCAATCCGTCCGATGTCAAAGGGCGTTCCAGCCGTCCCCCCATGGCGGCGCGCATCACACCGCACAGCGACGGCGCGGGCGTCATCACAAGCGTGGGAAGGGGCGTCCCGGAGAGCCGTATCGGCGAGCGGGTCTGGCTCTGGAATGGTCAATGGAAGCGTGCTGGGGGCACGGCTGCAGAGTACATCGCGCTGCCAGCGGAACAAGCGGTGGACCTGCCCGACAATACCTCGTTCGATGAGGGCGCGTGCCTTGGCATTCCTGCACTCACCGCGCTTCGCGCACTCACGATCGACGGCACCGTGCTTGGCAAGACTGTGCTCGTCACAGGGGGCGCAGGCGCCGTGGGCGCATATGCGATTCAGTTTGCGCGCCTCCTGGGCGCGGCTCGGGTCGTCACCACCGTGAGTTCGGATGCAAAGGCACAGATCGCGAAGGGCCTCGGCGCCGACGATGTCATCAACTACCGCAACGAGGACGTGGTTGCGCGTGTGAAGGCGCTGACGAACGGACGCGGCGTGGACAGAATCGTGGAGGTCGATGCCGCCGCGAACGCCGCACTGTACCCCGCGGCCCTGGCGCGTGACGGCATGGGCGCGATCTATGGGTCGGGCAAGCCGCAGGTGCAGTTCGACTTCCTGCCAATGATTCAAAGTGGCGCCGCAATACGTTTTTTTATCGTCTACGAGCTCTCGCCCGCAGCGCGCGCCGAGACTGTGAGTGCGCTGAATGGTTATCTGAAAACCGGCGCGCTCAATCACAACGTGGCAGAGCGTTTCTCCCTCGAGCACATTGTCGAGGCGCACGAGGCTGTCGAAAGCGGTCGACTGACGGGCAACGCCGTCGTCACGTTGTGA
- a CDS encoding DUF308 domain-containing protein has protein sequence MATRLSDTTGLQDERWLKHYYLTRAAFSAVWVALAFAVGQHAAAIGAALLIVYPLWDALANYIDMSRSGGARENLTQAFNVFASLVIAIAVMMVLSVDTRLILDVFGAWAVLSGLLQLATAVRRWKRFGAQWAMILSGGQSALAGVFFIAQAHSTAPPAIIKIAGYAGVGAIYFLVSALWLAVGQMRRKVASTH, from the coding sequence ATGGCTACTCGTCTTTCAGATACCACCGGCCTTCAGGATGAGCGGTGGCTCAAACACTACTACCTCACACGTGCAGCGTTTTCCGCGGTGTGGGTCGCGCTCGCGTTCGCCGTCGGTCAGCATGCCGCAGCGATCGGTGCGGCATTGCTCATTGTCTATCCCCTGTGGGACGCGCTGGCTAATTACATCGACATGTCGCGTAGCGGTGGGGCGCGCGAAAACCTCACTCAGGCTTTCAACGTCTTTGCAAGCCTGGTAATAGCAATTGCGGTGATGATGGTATTGAGCGTCGACACACGCCTGATTCTTGACGTATTCGGAGCCTGGGCCGTTCTATCCGGATTGCTTCAGCTCGCTACTGCCGTGCGCCGCTGGAAGCGGTTTGGTGCGCAATGGGCAATGATCTTGAGCGGAGGCCAGTCGGCGCTGGCGGGCGTGTTTTTTATCGCGCAGGCCCATTCAACAGCACCTCCCGCGATTATCAAAATCGCCGGCTATGCGGGTGTCGGTGCGATCTATTTTCTCGTTTCGGCGTTGTGGCTAGCCGTCGGGCAGATGCGGCGCAAGGTTGCATCGACGCACTAA
- a CDS encoding IS1096 element passenger TnpR family protein produces MAQARKSSSRKPTLRMIRSPEFVYQLRVELLGLRPALWRQILVRGSVELSRLYVFLLMTIGWDGGDVHEYLIGDKNYGEVDPSIRPDVPDDPPLLDVATATLAVALDDRKSLQYDASDGPIPLRSATSATRLFRCHRACTLPGGICATLQRGKPHEPVEKGWYVSCCPRCPGE; encoded by the coding sequence ATGGCTCAAGCACGCAAATCAAGTAGTCGCAAACCCACGTTGCGAATGATCAGGTCTCCAGAGTTCGTCTATCAGTTGCGGGTTGAACTACTGGGCCTCAGACCAGCGCTTTGGCGGCAGATTCTCGTTCGCGGATCCGTTGAGCTTTCCAGGCTTTACGTCTTCTTGCTTATGACCATCGGGTGGGACGGTGGCGACGTGCATGAGTACCTCATTGGAGACAAAAACTACGGAGAGGTCGATCCGTCCATCCGACCCGATGTCCCCGATGATCCGCCTTTGTTAGACGTAGCCACGGCAACCCTCGCGGTGGCACTTGATGACCGGAAATCGTTGCAATACGACGCTTCGGATGGACCAATTCCACTTCGCAGCGCGACCAGCGCGACAAGGTTGTTCCGATGCCACCGCGCATGCACGTTGCCAGGCGGGATCTGCGCGACATTGCAGAGGGGAAAGCCTCACGAGCCAGTCGAGAAGGGGTGGTACGTGAGCTGTTGTCCTCGTTGCCCCGGCGAATAG
- a CDS encoding TetR/AcrR family transcriptional regulator, with translation MPKKVPSVKRRKESLSRERVIEVSIELLDSSGESGLTFRALSERLVTGPGAIYWHIDSKSELLTAACDSIVARTMNAPTASGTPEAIIRSLALGLYDAIDTHPWVGSTLTRAPGQLPIVRILERIGQQVCALGVPDEEQWATVSALLNYIIGVAGQNADNTQFARTHNLDRASFLETVSTVWSQLDPVEYPFARSVASQLPSHDDRADFIAGVDLILRGVAAAGER, from the coding sequence ATGCCCAAAAAAGTACCGAGCGTTAAACGACGTAAAGAGTCGCTCTCACGGGAGCGTGTCATCGAGGTGTCGATCGAACTACTGGACAGCAGTGGAGAAAGTGGGCTCACATTTCGCGCCCTGTCAGAGCGGCTCGTCACGGGTCCCGGCGCGATTTATTGGCACATCGACAGCAAGAGCGAGTTGCTGACCGCCGCCTGCGACTCCATCGTCGCTCGCACGATGAACGCGCCCACGGCCAGCGGAACACCGGAGGCGATCATTCGATCCCTTGCGCTCGGCCTGTATGACGCGATTGATACGCACCCTTGGGTAGGCTCGACGCTTACGCGTGCTCCGGGGCAGTTGCCCATAGTGCGCATTCTCGAGCGCATCGGCCAGCAGGTTTGCGCTCTTGGCGTACCGGACGAGGAACAGTGGGCAACGGTGTCCGCGTTACTGAACTACATAATCGGTGTCGCTGGGCAGAACGCGGACAATACGCAATTCGCTCGAACGCATAACCTCGACAGAGCCAGTTTCCTGGAGACGGTTTCGACCGTCTGGTCTCAACTCGATCCGGTCGAATACCCGTTCGCACGTAGCGTTGCCAGCCAGTTGCCTTCTCACGACGACCGTGCCGACTTTATTGCCGGCGTTGATCTGATCCTTCGCGGGGTCGCGGCCGCGGGCGAACGTTGA
- the mhpA gene encoding bifunctional 3-(3-hydroxy-phenyl)propionate/3-hydroxycinnamic acid hydroxylase MhpA yields MADQNILDVVIVGYGPVGQTLSILLGERGYKVAAFDRWPALYPLPRAVFHDHEIRRIFNAMGIGAQVARISQPSSTYQWFNADWKTLVEIDWSAESISDGPVGYLFNQPSLEALLDEKAKSLAGVSVQQGWEAISLRQLPEHCEVTMRKGKMDGNVWVPTGETQTVRARYVVGADGANSFVRKSENIAFEDLGFQEDWLVIDLKPNEGVKLDVPDIGQWCNPARPTTMVPGGPGYRRWEFMRLPRESVEDLQKPEKVWELLSSWVTPQEATLVRFAVYKFRSLIAENWHSGRIVLAGDAAHQMPPFMGQGMCSGIRDAWNLAWRFDLILKGISSPELLESYTPERRPQVRAVIDASIAMGRVVCISDPDEAKLRDDAYLSGQVSPLPPFPGLTDGLICGEERYSTCGAAGQLSVHGQVANDGQQMRYDDALPNGFHIIALDADPEQHLDAVSQAALARIGAQTVGITADADKTVPGRVLFDVSGKYRQFFDEHGVKAILVRPDYYVFGAVKTLSALSGLVANLSTRLSLFNLPSGEKPMTKVIAA; encoded by the coding sequence ATGGCTGACCAAAACATTCTCGATGTCGTCATCGTCGGATACGGACCCGTCGGACAGACCTTGTCCATCCTGCTGGGCGAACGCGGCTACAAGGTTGCCGCTTTCGACCGGTGGCCGGCGTTATATCCGCTGCCTCGCGCCGTGTTCCACGACCACGAAATCCGGCGAATCTTTAACGCTATGGGTATCGGAGCGCAGGTCGCACGCATTTCGCAACCCTCGTCCACTTACCAGTGGTTTAACGCTGACTGGAAGACGCTGGTCGAGATCGATTGGTCGGCCGAATCCATTAGTGACGGTCCGGTTGGCTATCTGTTCAATCAGCCTTCGCTTGAGGCGCTTCTGGACGAAAAGGCCAAATCATTGGCCGGCGTCTCCGTCCAGCAGGGCTGGGAAGCGATCAGCTTACGCCAGCTGCCCGAGCACTGCGAAGTAACGATGCGCAAAGGAAAGATGGACGGCAACGTGTGGGTGCCGACCGGTGAGACGCAGACCGTGCGCGCCCGCTATGTGGTTGGTGCCGATGGTGCCAACAGCTTTGTGCGCAAGTCCGAGAACATTGCTTTCGAAGACCTGGGTTTTCAGGAAGACTGGCTTGTCATTGACCTTAAGCCTAACGAAGGCGTCAAGCTTGACGTGCCGGATATCGGCCAGTGGTGCAATCCGGCGCGTCCGACCACGATGGTGCCGGGCGGCCCCGGTTACCGACGGTGGGAATTCATGCGCCTGCCGCGCGAGTCGGTTGAGGACCTGCAGAAACCAGAGAAAGTATGGGAACTGCTCTCTTCGTGGGTCACTCCACAGGAAGCAACGCTGGTGCGCTTCGCCGTCTACAAGTTCCGTTCGCTGATTGCCGAGAACTGGCACAGCGGCCGCATCGTGCTCGCAGGCGACGCCGCGCATCAGATGCCGCCCTTCATGGGGCAGGGCATGTGCTCGGGTATTCGGGACGCGTGGAACCTCGCGTGGCGGTTTGATCTGATACTTAAGGGTATCTCATCGCCGGAGCTTCTCGAAAGCTACACACCGGAGCGTCGCCCGCAGGTGCGCGCCGTCATCGACGCTTCCATCGCAATGGGCCGGGTCGTCTGCATTTCCGATCCCGACGAGGCGAAGCTGCGCGACGATGCCTATCTGTCGGGTCAGGTGTCGCCCTTGCCGCCATTCCCCGGCTTGACCGATGGTCTCATCTGCGGTGAGGAACGCTATTCAACTTGCGGTGCAGCGGGGCAACTAAGCGTGCATGGACAGGTCGCCAACGACGGGCAACAGATGCGCTACGACGACGCACTGCCCAATGGTTTTCACATCATTGCGCTCGATGCGGACCCTGAACAGCATCTGGACGCCGTCTCGCAGGCAGCGCTCGCCCGGATCGGCGCGCAGACCGTTGGCATCACCGCAGACGCGGACAAGACCGTGCCGGGGCGCGTGCTATTCGACGTGAGCGGCAAATACCGGCAATTCTTCGATGAACATGGCGTGAAGGCGATCCTCGTGCGCCCGGATTATTACGTGTTTGGTGCGGTGAAGACGCTCTCGGCTTTGTCGGGGTTGGTGGCAAACCTTTCGACTCGGCTTTCCCTCTTTAATCTCCCTTCCGGTGAAAAGCCGATGACGAAAGTCATTGCTGCATGA
- a CDS encoding TetR/AcrR family transcriptional regulator — protein sequence MPKLPTVENYQTRVGALRREKTRNRLIESALGVFAEKGPDAPLIDDFIAAAGVARGTFYNYFRTTAELLSAVVGESSDEVLGVIDPVVREVQDPARRVVMGSRLYMQVAVRYPLWGAFITRIGTRRGSRGRLLDEYLTRDLTAAIDLGRFRVADVAVARDIALGSIMYGIETLLSGEAPVNYAQQSMYALLQAFGINADEARELAYERVVECPEPRGVIFERGSTAPVANEVYINEQSLPVSS from the coding sequence GTGCCGAAATTACCGACCGTCGAAAACTATCAAACACGCGTCGGGGCATTGCGCCGGGAGAAGACTCGCAACCGCCTCATCGAAAGCGCCTTAGGCGTATTTGCTGAGAAAGGGCCCGACGCGCCGCTCATCGATGACTTCATCGCCGCGGCGGGCGTTGCACGCGGCACGTTCTATAACTACTTTCGTACCACTGCCGAATTGCTGTCCGCAGTGGTCGGAGAAAGCAGCGATGAAGTACTGGGCGTCATCGACCCGGTGGTAAGGGAAGTGCAAGATCCGGCGCGGCGCGTGGTGATGGGTTCGCGGCTCTACATGCAGGTGGCTGTGCGCTATCCGCTATGGGGCGCGTTCATTACCAGGATCGGCACAAGACGTGGGTCGCGCGGTCGCCTGCTCGATGAGTACCTGACGAGGGACCTCACGGCAGCGATCGACCTCGGGAGATTCCGGGTGGCCGATGTAGCCGTGGCACGCGACATCGCGCTGGGCTCGATCATGTACGGTATCGAAACGCTTCTTTCAGGCGAAGCCCCGGTCAACTATGCGCAGCAGTCCATGTACGCCCTGCTTCAGGCGTTCGGCATCAACGCTGACGAAGCGAGGGAACTCGCCTATGAGCGCGTCGTCGAATGTCCCGAACCGCGCGGCGTGATCTTTGAGCGGGGAAGCACTGCTCCTGTCGCGAACGAAGTCTACATTAATGAACAATCGCTTCCCGTCTCCAGCTAA
- the cysC gene encoding adenylyl-sulfate kinase — protein MDLPTDNSSHVHRHAFSVGVDDRSDLLGQKPGIVWFTGLPAAGKSTLADALEVTLHDAGKHSFLLDADTVRTGLCRDLGFSDEHRHENIRRLSEVARLMADAGLLVLVCAISPFSADRQIARLTAGSHRFVEVHVHVPVAIAESRDPKGLYKLARQGVLKNLTGIDSLYEEPIAPDVRIDTTQCSIADAITLITQRLIHE, from the coding sequence ATGGACTTGCCAACCGACAATTCATCTCACGTTCACCGTCATGCGTTTTCAGTCGGCGTCGACGACCGCTCCGACTTGCTTGGGCAGAAACCTGGCATAGTCTGGTTCACCGGCTTGCCAGCGGCTGGAAAGTCCACCCTCGCCGACGCCCTCGAAGTTACGCTCCATGACGCCGGCAAACACAGTTTCCTACTGGATGCCGACACCGTGCGTACCGGGCTATGCCGGGATCTTGGATTCTCCGATGAGCATCGACATGAAAACATCAGGCGGTTGAGCGAAGTCGCTCGGCTGATGGCTGACGCCGGGCTGCTGGTGTTGGTCTGCGCCATTTCACCCTTCTCGGCAGATCGGCAAATCGCACGGCTCACTGCCGGGTCTCATCGGTTCGTGGAAGTGCACGTACATGTTCCCGTTGCAATCGCTGAAAGCCGCGATCCTAAAGGACTGTATAAGCTCGCAAGACAGGGAGTGCTCAAGAATCTCACGGGTATCGATTCCCTCTACGAGGAACCGATCGCTCCCGACGTTCGCATCGACACCACTCAATGCTCGATAGCTGATGCAATAACCTTGATTACTCAGCGGTTGATCCATGAGTAA
- a CDS encoding FAD-dependent oxidoreductase, with the protein MNTSIRNTSIAIIGAGLGGLTLARVLHVHGIAATIYEAETSANARSQGGMLDIHEHNGQVALKTAGLFDQFLKVIHAGGQATRLLDKDGNLLLDEPDDGTGGRPEVPRGELRRILLDSIPSDTIRWGHKLVAASALGGGRHMLTFADASAVTADLLVGADGAWSRVRPLLSLAEPAYVGTSFFETHLYDGDTRHAASAQAVGDGALFALAPGRGILAHREPNGVLHTYAQLNKPADWIDSIDFSDPAAARACVAREFDGWAPELVALITDGETNLMPRPIHALPVEHRWDRIPGVTLLGDAAHLMIPSGEGANLAMFDGAELGKVIAAHPDDLEAALILYEQDLFPRSASEAAEAEDVLRVCLGPDAPQSLLDFFTWNQPAK; encoded by the coding sequence ATGAACACGTCGATCAGGAATACTTCAATCGCTATCATCGGTGCGGGGCTGGGCGGGCTGACACTCGCCCGAGTCCTCCATGTTCACGGCATTGCTGCGACGATCTATGAAGCGGAAACCTCGGCGAACGCGCGCTCGCAGGGGGGCATGCTCGATATTCACGAACACAACGGGCAAGTCGCGCTCAAAACAGCGGGCCTCTTTGATCAGTTCCTGAAGGTCATTCACGCTGGCGGCCAGGCAACGCGCTTACTCGACAAGGACGGCAACCTGCTGCTTGACGAACCCGACGACGGTACGGGCGGTCGACCCGAGGTACCTAGAGGGGAACTACGCCGTATCCTGCTTGACTCGATCCCTTCCGACACGATCCGGTGGGGACACAAGCTCGTAGCAGCGTCTGCGCTTGGTGGCGGCCGGCACATGTTGACCTTCGCTGACGCCTCCGCCGTGACGGCCGACCTCCTCGTGGGGGCCGACGGAGCCTGGTCGAGAGTTCGTCCCCTTCTCTCCTTGGCGGAACCGGCGTATGTCGGCACGTCATTCTTCGAGACACATCTTTACGACGGCGACACTCGACACGCGGCAAGCGCCCAAGCGGTTGGCGACGGAGCGCTATTTGCGCTCGCGCCGGGCAGGGGCATACTGGCGCATCGCGAGCCCAATGGCGTGCTTCATACGTACGCGCAGTTGAACAAGCCCGCGGACTGGATTGACAGCATCGACTTCTCCGACCCGGCAGCGGCCAGAGCTTGCGTTGCCAGGGAGTTCGACGGGTGGGCTCCGGAACTCGTAGCGCTCATCACCGACGGTGAGACAAACCTTATGCCCCGCCCCATTCACGCGCTTCCAGTCGAGCACAGATGGGACCGCATACCGGGGGTGACACTGCTCGGCGACGCCGCGCACCTGATGATCCCGTCCGGTGAGGGGGCCAACCTTGCAATGTTCGACGGCGCTGAGCTCGGCAAGGTTATCGCCGCCCACCCCGATGACCTTGAGGCCGCGCTCATCTTGTATGAGCAGGACCTCTTCCCCCGCAGCGCGTCCGAGGCCGCGGAGGCGGAAGACGTACTCAGGGTGTGTCTCGGTCCCGACGCGCCTCAGAGCCTTCTCGATTTTTTTACCTGGAACCAGCCGGCGAAATAG
- a CDS encoding fumarylacetoacetate hydrolase family protein gives MRFVSFERDGKATLGVREGAQVRILGDETLESLLARGVHLNDYAQERTSGEKIAAQGLKFLPPLRRPPKIICVGLNFADHTSESNYAQPDYPTLFFRVHTSLIAHEEPMIRPRVTDSEGLDFEGEIAVVLGKGGRHITKESALAHVAGYALFNDSSVREYQFKTPQWTVGKNFDGTGAFGPDLVTADELPAGAKGLLLETRLNGEVVQSANTDSMVFDVATLISVISEAITLEAGDVIVSGTPSGIGWARNPKVFMKAGDVCEVSVEKIGTLRNVIADETAG, from the coding sequence ATGCGATTTGTGAGTTTTGAACGGGACGGCAAGGCAACCCTGGGCGTGCGTGAGGGTGCGCAGGTGCGGATTCTGGGTGACGAAACTCTGGAATCATTGCTCGCGCGCGGCGTCCACTTGAACGATTACGCTCAAGAGAGGACCAGTGGAGAAAAGATCGCGGCGCAGGGCTTGAAGTTCCTGCCGCCGTTGCGCCGTCCGCCAAAGATCATCTGCGTCGGTTTGAACTTTGCCGACCACACGTCGGAGAGCAATTATGCGCAGCCGGACTACCCGACGCTATTTTTCCGCGTGCACACGAGTCTGATCGCGCATGAGGAGCCAATGATCCGTCCGCGCGTCACGGACTCGGAAGGGCTCGACTTCGAAGGCGAAATTGCCGTTGTACTGGGCAAGGGCGGTCGTCATATCACCAAGGAAAGCGCGCTGGCGCACGTCGCCGGTTATGCGCTGTTCAATGACAGCTCGGTCCGTGAATATCAGTTCAAGACGCCGCAGTGGACGGTGGGCAAGAACTTTGACGGCACCGGCGCCTTTGGCCCCGATCTGGTAACGGCCGACGAATTGCCTGCGGGCGCCAAGGGCCTCCTACTTGAGACGCGGCTAAACGGCGAAGTTGTGCAGTCTGCCAATACGGATTCAATGGTTTTTGACGTCGCCACCCTCATCAGCGTCATCAGCGAAGCGATCACGCTGGAAGCGGGTGATGTCATCGTGTCTGGGACGCCTTCGGGTATCGGCTGGGCGCGCAACCCCAAGGTCTTCATGAAAGCTGGCGACGTGTGCGAAGTCAGTGTTGAAAAAATCGGAACGCTGAGAAACGTGATCGCCGACGAGACCGCTGGTTAA
- a CDS encoding FUSC family protein, with translation MPHLGRSQPANLIKRAADGWRARRSDSLRIALQSLVASLLSYAVLAAIDPSNATWAIFSSLFTLQKNFDRSMRYGLGQMAGAVFGTAVGLAAIHVFPGSEQSMLRLGLTTLVTCSVTAIWPATSYGVVAAAVIALAPSAGISDAISRAGAIILGSGIGIAVSMSVWPQLARQRVFNFIAAALDDCSELLNHISIFDQPHDRAALDALHERFLGHLELARSVSIDTRIRAHFQSGLTLSSALSATERLWHGLVLLDRIGSAHGSHFTTGDREVMMDVGNNVKTCGALYLSRLAAYVRGGHAAPDPDACSRALNEAHETLREELDGSAARDSYDRYRSLHSVIFGFEQVGENLIDLHQLLLRNTSANCTGNGS, from the coding sequence ATGCCACATCTCGGCCGATCGCAACCGGCGAATCTGATCAAGAGAGCTGCCGATGGTTGGCGCGCGCGCCGTTCCGATTCATTGCGCATAGCCTTGCAGTCACTTGTCGCGAGCCTTCTGAGCTACGCTGTCCTCGCGGCCATTGATCCTTCGAATGCCACATGGGCTATCTTCTCCAGCCTTTTTACCCTGCAGAAGAATTTCGACCGAAGCATGCGATATGGCCTTGGGCAAATGGCGGGTGCGGTATTCGGCACCGCTGTCGGTCTGGCAGCAATACACGTTTTTCCCGGCAGCGAGCAGTCGATGTTGCGACTCGGGCTGACCACGCTTGTGACCTGCAGTGTGACCGCGATCTGGCCCGCGACAAGCTATGGCGTCGTGGCGGCCGCTGTGATCGCGCTTGCCCCGTCTGCCGGCATTTCTGATGCGATCAGTCGTGCTGGGGCGATCATCCTCGGTTCCGGCATCGGGATCGCGGTGTCGATGTCGGTATGGCCGCAGCTCGCCCGCCAACGCGTGTTCAATTTCATTGCAGCGGCACTCGACGATTGCAGTGAATTGCTCAACCATATTTCCATATTCGATCAACCACACGACCGTGCCGCGCTCGACGCTCTACACGAGCGATTCCTTGGACATCTTGAACTGGCTCGATCCGTTTCAATCGACACGCGCATACGCGCGCACTTTCAATCAGGCCTGACGCTGTCGTCTGCTCTCTCGGCAACTGAACGCCTTTGGCACGGCCTTGTTCTTCTGGATCGAATCGGTTCCGCCCATGGCAGCCATTTCACGACGGGAGATCGAGAAGTGATGATGGACGTCGGCAACAACGTCAAAACGTGTGGGGCGCTTTATCTTTCGAGGCTGGCTGCCTATGTAAGAGGAGGTCATGCGGCACCGGATCCTGACGCATGCAGCCGAGCGCTCAATGAAGCGCACGAAACATTGCGGGAAGAACTTGACGGCTCGGCCGCACGCGATAGCTACGACCGGTATCGTTCCTTGCATTCAGTCATCTTCGGATTCGAGCAAGTCGGTGAAAATCTGATCGACCTGCATCAACTGTTGCTTCGCAACACCTCAGCGAATTGCACTGGTAATGGATCGTAA